The following proteins are co-located in the Candidatus Planktophila lacus genome:
- the rsmH gene encoding 16S rRNA (cytosine(1402)-N(4))-methyltransferase RsmH, producing MNDASTQHISVMLDRCIELLSPTTQLTQSPVIVDCTLGLGGHTEALLEKFPTLTVIGIDRDPIALERASARLARFGDRFKPNHAIFDRIGEVVASHGYKSVNGILFDLGVSSIQLDEVDRGFSYSQDAPLDMRMDRTRGITASEIVNTYAPGALVKILRTYGEEKFATRIVENIVKARAKAPLNSTQELATLVKESIPAATRRTGGNPAKRTFQALRIEANDELGAVTRALPVALDLLMVGGRVVVLSFQSLEDRIVKEIFVERSTSKTPRDLPVDLPEFAAKFALVSKSGETPSDQELANNPRSASVRLRAIERLAA from the coding sequence ATGAACGATGCAAGTACGCAACATATTTCAGTAATGCTTGATCGTTGCATTGAACTACTCTCTCCAACAACTCAGCTAACCCAATCACCAGTTATCGTTGATTGCACACTTGGTTTAGGCGGTCACACCGAAGCCCTCCTTGAAAAGTTTCCAACCCTTACCGTAATCGGAATCGATCGCGATCCAATTGCCTTAGAACGCGCATCTGCACGCCTTGCTCGCTTCGGAGATCGCTTCAAACCAAACCACGCTATCTTCGATCGCATTGGTGAAGTTGTTGCTAGCCATGGGTATAAAAGCGTGAATGGAATCCTCTTTGATCTTGGCGTTTCATCCATTCAATTAGATGAAGTAGATCGCGGATTTTCATATTCACAAGATGCGCCTCTTGATATGCGCATGGACCGCACTCGCGGGATTACCGCTTCAGAGATTGTAAATACCTATGCTCCAGGCGCACTGGTAAAGATTCTGCGCACTTACGGTGAAGAAAAGTTTGCAACACGTATCGTTGAAAATATTGTTAAGGCCCGTGCGAAAGCACCTCTTAACTCAACCCAAGAACTTGCTACATTAGTTAAAGAGAGCATTCCTGCTGCAACCCGTCGCACCGGTGGTAATCCGGCAAAGCGCACCTTCCAGGCCCTACGCATTGAAGCCAATGACGAACTCGGTGCGGTTACTCGCGCACTACCTGTTGCACTCGATCTCTTGATGGTGGGCGGCCGAGTTGTTGTTCTCTCCTTCCAATCGCTAGAAGACCGCATCGTTAAAGAGATCTTTGTTGAGCGTTCGACATCAAAGACGCCACGTGATCTTCCAGTTGATCTTCCAGAATTTGCTGCGAAGTTTGCACTTGTTTCCAAATCAGGTGAAACACCTTCTGATCAAGAGTTAGCTAACAATCCGCGCTCGGCATCGGTTCGATTACGTGCGATCGAAAGGTTGGCTGCTTAA
- a CDS encoding peptidoglycan D,D-transpeptidase FtsI family protein, which yields MGNLNLAASRIRILIVFILIFFLLFAARLIQIQAIQASDYRAKAANEMESTRAIPAARGEITDINGVAFARSVSAINIVVDQTLITDAPASANFAAPILGMTVAQVQSAISGTKRYSMVARNAKPAIWRTLSDSIDAHNAALSKENFDKRILGFFAERNYIREYPSGSLVSSLVGFVRQDGIGATGLESSMNSLISGTDGRYSYARGLGAEIPGSQNEIVAAKKGTTVRLTIDRDVQWVAAQAIQDAVSKSRATSGTVIVMDPKTGHILAHATAPTFDPNNTKSVSQSLMRNPSVQDVYEPGSTGKIMTLAAALEEGKITPETVLSVPYSIKRGGDTFHDHERHPVQHLTTSGILAVSSNTGTIKIGEMLSNDKLHNYLTKFGIGVSTGSGLPGESKGLFRPVSDWSGTTAPTVAFGQGYSVTAMQATSIFATIANDGVRVSPTVIAGTSDSTGKFTVAADRTSQRVVSAKTAQQVRLMMESVVSGHGTAPSAAIPGYRVAGKTGTAERYNVDCGCYSGYTASFIGFAPADAPKYVVSVTIQDPKGSYYGGSLGGPVFKKVMTFVLQAEHVAPTGTKVLPVALTQAELRQKERRETAATAQASLKSR from the coding sequence GTGGGTAATTTAAATCTGGCCGCATCTCGCATCCGCATACTCATCGTCTTTATCTTGATCTTCTTCCTACTATTTGCGGCGCGCTTGATTCAAATCCAGGCGATCCAAGCCAGCGACTATCGCGCTAAAGCTGCCAATGAGATGGAGTCAACGCGTGCTATCCCAGCCGCGCGCGGTGAGATAACCGATATAAATGGCGTTGCTTTTGCGCGCAGCGTCTCAGCGATAAATATCGTCGTTGACCAAACTTTGATTACCGATGCACCTGCCAGCGCGAACTTTGCTGCGCCAATCCTTGGAATGACAGTTGCGCAGGTACAGAGCGCGATATCTGGAACAAAGCGCTATTCGATGGTTGCTCGAAATGCGAAGCCTGCGATTTGGCGCACCTTAAGCGATTCCATCGATGCTCATAATGCAGCGCTATCAAAAGAGAATTTTGATAAGCGAATTCTGGGTTTCTTCGCCGAGCGCAATTACATCCGCGAGTATCCATCTGGCTCTCTTGTCTCCTCTCTTGTTGGCTTCGTTCGCCAAGATGGAATCGGTGCTACAGGCCTCGAATCAAGTATGAACTCACTGATTTCCGGAACCGATGGACGTTATTCATATGCGCGTGGCTTAGGTGCAGAAATTCCTGGTTCACAGAATGAAATAGTTGCGGCAAAGAAGGGCACAACGGTTCGTTTAACTATCGACCGTGATGTGCAGTGGGTTGCAGCGCAAGCTATTCAAGACGCGGTTTCCAAATCTCGTGCAACTAGCGGAACAGTAATTGTCATGGATCCAAAAACTGGCCATATTTTGGCGCATGCGACTGCTCCAACATTTGATCCAAATAACACTAAGTCGGTTTCTCAATCACTGATGCGAAATCCATCAGTACAAGATGTTTATGAGCCTGGTTCAACTGGAAAGATTATGACTCTGGCTGCTGCGCTTGAAGAAGGGAAGATAACTCCAGAGACGGTTCTATCTGTTCCTTACTCAATCAAGCGCGGGGGAGATACCTTCCACGACCATGAGCGCCATCCAGTTCAGCATCTAACAACTTCTGGAATCTTGGCAGTTTCCTCAAATACTGGAACTATAAAAATTGGCGAAATGCTTTCAAACGACAAGTTGCACAACTATTTAACTAAATTTGGAATTGGCGTATCAACGGGATCTGGTCTACCTGGTGAATCTAAAGGGTTATTCCGCCCTGTCAGCGATTGGTCTGGAACTACAGCGCCAACTGTTGCTTTTGGTCAGGGATACTCAGTTACCGCAATGCAGGCAACTAGCATCTTTGCAACTATCGCAAATGATGGTGTTCGCGTTTCTCCAACTGTTATTGCAGGCACTAGCGACAGCACTGGAAAGTTTACTGTGGCCGCAGATCGCACCAGCCAGAGAGTAGTTAGCGCAAAGACTGCACAACAGGTTCGCTTGATGATGGAATCAGTTGTTTCAGGACACGGAACCGCGCCAAGTGCGGCGATACCTGGATATCGAGTGGCTGGTAAAACTGGAACTGCCGAACGTTACAACGTTGATTGTGGTTGCTACAGCGGATACACCGCATCATTTATTGGCTTTGCCCCTGCAGATGCTCCAAAGTATGTTGTTAGCGTGACTATCCAAGATCCAAAGGGCTCGTACTACGGTGGCTCACTCGGTGGTCCAGTATTTAAAAAGGTTATGACATTTGTATTGCAGGCAGAGCATGTTGCACCAACTGGAACAAAAGTTCTTCCAGTAGCGCTAACCCAAGCAGAGCTTCGCCAGAAAGAGCGTCGCGAAACTGCGGCAACCGCACAGGCGAGTTTAAAGAGCAGATAA
- a CDS encoding UDP-N-acetylmuramoyl-L-alanyl-D-glutamate--2,6-diaminopimelate ligase yields MRPFSQSTLKLTKVAGAVSATCELSEAELSKIEISGLTHNDSQVEPGDLFIAIPGANRHGAEFAMSAVSKGAVAILTDSAGAAYVQGIPVLVVADPRRVAGNIAALFYNEPMRDLSSIGITGTNGKTTVSTLIYQIFEAAGRDSGLIGTIETRIGKDAIDSSRTTPEATDLQALSAVMRERHMRHLVMEVSSHAMVLHRMQGAHFAFVGFTNLTQDHLDFHGDIESYFAAKAKLFTYEFADQAVINIDTEYGARLADKTELPVISLSRLNPQATWHFTDIDTSGKQVHFKIRGSGGMLIESSTKLRGGYNLDNLLMAIAIAVESGVDPIDIAAAVPALSGAAGRLEEVSVGQSYSAFVDYAHTPDAVSNVLESIREFTSGKVIAVLGCGGDRDSSKRPLMGQALLKGCDIAVFTSDNPRSEDPSQILKEMVGNLKVSAPAIVIEDRKSAIEYAVSLASQGDTIAILGKGHELGQEIAGQKLDFDDRKVLAQAIAGVK; encoded by the coding sequence ATGCGCCCATTTAGCCAGAGCACTTTAAAGTTAACGAAAGTCGCCGGCGCTGTCTCTGCAACCTGTGAATTAAGCGAAGCGGAACTTTCTAAGATAGAAATTTCCGGCCTCACTCATAACGATTCTCAAGTAGAACCCGGAGATCTCTTTATTGCGATACCGGGTGCTAATCGCCATGGTGCAGAGTTTGCGATGAGCGCAGTAAGTAAAGGCGCGGTAGCGATTTTGACCGATAGTGCAGGAGCCGCTTACGTTCAGGGCATCCCAGTTCTAGTTGTGGCGGATCCTCGCCGCGTTGCGGGCAATATCGCTGCTCTGTTCTACAACGAACCAATGCGCGATCTATCGAGTATCGGAATTACCGGTACAAATGGCAAGACGACTGTTTCTACTTTGATTTATCAAATATTCGAAGCAGCTGGGCGCGATAGCGGGCTAATCGGAACGATCGAAACACGTATCGGAAAAGATGCCATTGATAGTTCGCGAACCACACCGGAAGCCACAGATTTGCAAGCGCTCTCGGCGGTAATGCGCGAGCGACATATGCGCCATCTAGTTATGGAAGTCTCTAGCCATGCCATGGTCTTACATCGCATGCAAGGCGCACATTTTGCCTTTGTTGGTTTCACAAACTTGACTCAGGATCACCTAGATTTTCACGGAGATATCGAGAGTTATTTTGCAGCCAAAGCCAAGTTGTTTACCTACGAATTTGCAGATCAAGCCGTTATCAATATAGATACTGAATATGGCGCAAGGTTGGCTGATAAAACTGAACTTCCAGTGATCTCTCTATCTCGGCTGAATCCGCAAGCTACTTGGCACTTTACAGATATTGATACCTCTGGAAAGCAAGTTCACTTTAAAATCCGTGGCTCTGGCGGAATGCTTATTGAATCCTCAACAAAACTTCGCGGTGGCTATAACTTGGATAACCTTTTAATGGCTATCGCTATCGCAGTTGAATCTGGTGTGGATCCAATCGATATTGCAGCCGCTGTTCCGGCGCTATCAGGTGCAGCAGGTCGGCTAGAAGAGGTAAGCGTTGGTCAGAGTTATTCGGCCTTTGTTGACTATGCGCACACTCCTGATGCAGTCTCTAACGTGCTCGAATCAATTCGCGAATTTACATCTGGAAAAGTTATCGCCGTGCTAGGTTGCGGCGGGGATCGCGATTCCTCAAAGCGTCCCTTGATGGGGCAAGCGCTTCTAAAGGGTTGCGATATTGCAGTGTTTACCAGTGATAATCCGCGATCTGAAGATCCAAGCCAGATTCTCAAAGAGATGGTTGGTAACTTAAAAGTTTCTGCGCCAGCGATAGTAATTGAAGATCGCAAGAGCGCGATTGAGTACGCCGTATCTTTGGCATCGCAAGGAGACACAATTGCGATCTTGGGTAAGGGCCACGAACTCGGGCAAGAGATTGCTGGACAGAAATTAGATTTTGATGATCGCAAAGTTTTGGCACAGGCGATTGCAGGTGTGAAATGA
- a CDS encoding UDP-N-acetylmuramoyl-tripeptide--D-alanyl-D-alanine ligase codes for MIELKASEIAKIVGGDLIGSDITVTAAPIFNSNQATKGSIFLALVGEKTDGHNFVSDAFAHGCVLAFVTREVPERCIVVKDVLAALNSLASYVRQALPELKVIALTGSQGKTTSKDLLRHILETVAPTVAPAGNFNNELGAPITLLQCDEKTRFCILEMGARHVGDIAKLCQMATPDIGVVLRVGTAHVGEFGSEELVAKAKSEMISSLSGSAIAVLGQYDQYTPAMASLHSGATVTFGETTSADVRATDIEIREGRPHFDLVTPAGRASVGLRIVGIHQVSNALAAAAIATNLKISIDLIAGALSTAELHSKWRMEIAEIDGLVLINDSYNSSPESAEAALRTLVLFAQERGGQSWAFLGKMHELGASSLQHHSRLGTLASELGIDHLVCVGSPEYAAQITGSSAMTVHLLDSKELADELVSQMSQGDVVLVKASRAEKFEEVAESITEKWNSREVGGEN; via the coding sequence ATGATTGAATTAAAGGCATCAGAGATCGCCAAGATCGTCGGCGGAGATTTAATAGGCAGTGATATCACCGTCACAGCAGCACCGATCTTTAATTCAAATCAAGCGACTAAAGGATCAATCTTTCTCGCTCTCGTAGGTGAAAAAACTGATGGCCATAACTTCGTTTCAGATGCTTTTGCGCACGGCTGCGTTCTCGCCTTTGTAACTAGGGAAGTCCCAGAACGCTGCATAGTCGTCAAAGATGTTCTTGCAGCGCTTAACTCACTTGCATCTTATGTTCGCCAGGCGCTACCTGAATTAAAGGTAATTGCGCTAACTGGTTCTCAAGGAAAGACAACAAGTAAAGATCTGCTCCGCCACATCTTGGAAACCGTCGCACCTACCGTGGCCCCGGCTGGAAACTTCAATAATGAACTAGGTGCACCGATCACTTTGTTGCAATGCGACGAGAAAACCAGATTCTGCATCCTAGAAATGGGAGCTCGTCATGTTGGCGATATCGCAAAGTTATGCCAGATGGCCACTCCAGATATTGGAGTTGTTCTCAGAGTCGGAACTGCACACGTTGGTGAATTTGGATCCGAAGAGTTAGTCGCCAAAGCTAAGTCAGAGATGATTTCATCACTAAGCGGCTCTGCGATAGCGGTTCTCGGTCAATACGATCAATACACGCCAGCAATGGCTTCCTTGCACAGCGGCGCAACGGTGACATTTGGTGAGACAACAAGTGCAGATGTTCGAGCCACAGATATTGAAATTCGCGAGGGCCGTCCGCATTTTGATCTAGTAACTCCGGCAGGTCGTGCATCGGTTGGCTTAAGAATTGTTGGAATTCATCAAGTATCTAACGCACTTGCCGCGGCAGCGATCGCAACCAATTTAAAGATCTCAATTGATCTAATTGCTGGCGCACTTTCTACCGCCGAGCTTCACAGCAAGTGGCGGATGGAGATCGCAGAGATAGATGGGCTTGTGCTAATCAATGATTCTTACAATTCAAGTCCTGAGTCGGCTGAAGCAGCGCTACGCACCTTGGTGCTCTTTGCCCAAGAACGGGGCGGTCAATCCTGGGCTTTCCTAGGAAAGATGCATGAACTCGGCGCGTCATCGCTTCAACACCATTCACGACTTGGCACCCTTGCTTCAGAGTTAGGAATTGACCATCTCGTCTGCGTGGGTTCTCCAGAGTATGCCGCGCAGATTACTGGTTCCAGCGCAATGACAGTTCACCTCCTTGACTCTAAAGAGTTGGCAGATGAGTTAGTTAGTCAGATGAGCCAGGGAGATGTAGTTCTAGTGAAAGCATCTCGCGCAGAGAAGTTTGAGGAAGTTGCAGAGTCAATCACTGAAAAGTGGAATAGCCGTGAAGTTGGGGGAGAGAATTAA
- the mraY gene encoding phospho-N-acetylmuramoyl-pentapeptide-transferase yields MREILIAGAIALFLSLFGTPGLIRILARRGYGQIIRDDGPSSHHTKRGTPTMGGIIIIFATAVGYFIAHAISRNTVSTSALLVLGLMAGLGFLGFLDDWLKVSRQKSLGLNAKQKIFGQIVVAATFAYLGINFPDRDGLTPISQNLSTVRDTSITLGTTLVIIWVVIMVTATSNGVNLTDGLDGLATGAAVMTFIAFILIGVWEFGQSCAVSPGANCYLVRDPLDIAVLSAALAGACAGFLWWNASPAKIFMGDTGSLALGGALAGIATTLRIELLLIPLGGLFVIISASVILQVAYFKISGGKRIFKMAPLQHHFELMGWGEVTIVLRFWIIAGLCVAAGLGLFYAQWVTA; encoded by the coding sequence ATGAGAGAAATTCTGATCGCTGGTGCGATCGCCTTGTTCTTATCTCTCTTCGGAACGCCAGGTTTAATTCGCATACTTGCCCGCCGCGGTTATGGACAAATTATTCGAGATGATGGACCTTCTTCGCATCACACTAAGCGCGGGACGCCAACTATGGGCGGCATCATTATCATTTTCGCAACGGCAGTGGGATATTTCATCGCCCACGCAATTTCGCGAAACACAGTTAGCACCTCAGCGCTCTTAGTTCTTGGTTTGATGGCAGGTCTGGGATTTCTTGGATTCTTAGATGATTGGCTAAAGGTTTCTCGCCAGAAATCACTTGGTTTAAATGCCAAGCAGAAAATCTTTGGGCAGATTGTGGTTGCTGCAACCTTTGCTTACTTAGGAATCAACTTTCCAGATCGCGATGGGCTTACGCCAATATCCCAGAATTTATCTACCGTTCGCGATACCTCAATTACTTTAGGAACCACCTTGGTAATCATCTGGGTTGTCATAATGGTGACCGCTACCAGCAATGGTGTGAACCTCACCGATGGTTTAGATGGCTTAGCCACTGGCGCAGCTGTAATGACATTTATCGCATTTATTTTGATTGGCGTTTGGGAATTTGGTCAGAGTTGCGCGGTATCACCTGGCGCTAACTGCTATCTAGTTCGAGACCCGTTAGATATTGCTGTTCTATCTGCAGCGCTAGCTGGGGCCTGTGCCGGTTTTCTCTGGTGGAACGCTTCGCCAGCAAAGATATTTATGGGCGATACCGGTTCGCTAGCACTGGGCGGTGCCCTTGCTGGAATCGCAACAACGCTGCGTATTGAGTTATTACTAATTCCACTAGGTGGCTTATTTGTAATAATTAGCGCTTCAGTGATTCTGCAAGTTGCCTACTTTAAAATCTCAGGTGGAAAGCGAATCTTCAAGATGGCGCCACTGCAACATCACTTCGAATTAATGGGCTGGGGTGAAGTAACAATTGTGCTTCGCTTCTGGATCATCGCTGGCCTTTGCGTCGCAGCTGGCCTCGGACTCTTCTACGCGCAATGGGTTACGGCATAA
- the murD gene encoding UDP-N-acetylmuramoyl-L-alanine--D-glutamate ligase — protein sequence MAINLSGESVLILGAGVTGIAVARSLSAKGASILFADDQVETVEGFKVSKSDQIQVDGLSFIVISPGWKESHPLIVKAQAAGIRLVNEIDLAWSFRAELVPGQKWIALTGTNGKTTTVEMAAAMLRAGGVSAIACGNVGTTVIESVESPEKYEVLVLELSSFQLHWLREASFVAAAILNIAEDHLDWHGTFTEYARVKGSILDRTSTGIFNSADLEVVNQAAHWQGRKVFFSLDTPAPGEIGVVEELLVDRAFVSDPQEAAMLAEIVDVKPTVPHNVANALAAAGLVRALGVSPEAVRSALQNFSLGRHRIEEVANINGISWVNDSKATNPHATVASLNSALSSIWIAGGLAKGAEMQELIAKCKSRIKVAILIGTDRELIADELRSQAPEIEIVYVDAPGTYQRGGTDNSLMEAVVKAAAERAKTGDRVLLAPACASMDQFISYSDRGDRFAAAVKKVVQ from the coding sequence ATGGCTATTAACTTATCGGGTGAGAGCGTTTTGATCCTTGGCGCTGGAGTAACTGGAATAGCAGTCGCCAGATCACTCAGCGCTAAAGGCGCATCAATTCTCTTCGCCGATGACCAGGTTGAAACTGTAGAAGGATTTAAAGTTTCAAAGTCAGATCAAATACAGGTTGATGGGCTTTCATTTATCGTTATCTCACCAGGCTGGAAAGAGAGCCATCCACTTATCGTTAAGGCGCAAGCCGCCGGCATACGTTTGGTAAATGAGATTGATCTGGCTTGGTCTTTTCGCGCAGAACTTGTTCCCGGTCAAAAGTGGATCGCTTTAACTGGAACCAATGGAAAGACAACAACTGTTGAAATGGCGGCTGCAATGCTGCGCGCAGGTGGGGTTTCAGCCATTGCTTGCGGAAATGTTGGTACGACGGTAATTGAAAGCGTAGAAAGCCCCGAGAAGTATGAAGTCCTCGTGCTTGAACTCTCATCTTTTCAACTGCACTGGTTGAGAGAAGCAAGTTTTGTGGCGGCAGCGATTTTAAATATTGCTGAAGATCATCTTGATTGGCATGGCACTTTCACCGAATATGCCCGCGTTAAGGGTTCGATTCTAGATCGCACATCTACTGGAATCTTTAACTCGGCAGATTTGGAAGTCGTAAATCAAGCAGCGCATTGGCAGGGACGTAAAGTCTTTTTCTCACTCGACACGCCTGCACCTGGTGAAATCGGCGTAGTTGAAGAGTTATTGGTAGATCGTGCATTTGTAAGTGATCCCCAGGAAGCGGCGATGCTTGCAGAGATAGTTGATGTAAAACCTACCGTTCCACACAACGTGGCAAATGCCTTGGCCGCCGCAGGGCTGGTTCGAGCCCTTGGCGTATCTCCGGAGGCAGTTCGCAGCGCTCTACAAAATTTCTCATTGGGCAGACACCGCATCGAAGAAGTAGCAAATATAAATGGAATCTCTTGGGTAAATGATTCAAAGGCGACAAATCCCCATGCGACAGTGGCATCTTTAAACTCAGCGCTATCGTCTATCTGGATCGCAGGTGGTTTGGCTAAGGGCGCTGAGATGCAAGAGCTAATCGCTAAGTGCAAATCAAGAATTAAAGTTGCAATTCTTATCGGTACCGACCGCGAGCTAATCGCCGATGAATTGCGTTCGCAAGCACCAGAAATTGAAATCGTTTACGTCGATGCTCCCGGCACATATCAGCGAGGCGGAACAGATAATTCACTGATGGAGGCGGTCGTTAAAGCTGCCGCTGAACGCGCTAAGACCGGGGATCGAGTATTACTCGCCCCAGCTTGCGCATCAATGGATCAATTCATCTCCTACTCCGATCGTGGAGATAGGTTTGCAGCAGCGGTAAAGAAAGTAGTCCAATGA
- a CDS encoding peptidoglycan glycosyltransferase FtsW — MSAPAKFFAKPVNNFYILAVSSLALSVIGLVMVFSASSIHSLDTRGNAVAIVLRQGFFFALSIPLAIYLSQRSLTQWRWLARFGLLISVAILAFLQIPGVGKTVNGNTNWIALPFVDVQPSEISKFLLILWASYLLANQEKNGKTRINVFALITPGFMVVIFLILLGRDLGTACVVAAILGGLLFVSGVELRLLGTLVAAGAVVLAALIATAGYRAARFLVVLDPFAAEQYKNAGWQPAHSLLGLASGGIFGVGLGGSRQKWGNLAEAHTDFIFAVIGEELGLLGTLAVLALLAALIFSIFKIALRCKDPMSRYVGSGIGCWIAVQTVLNIGSATSVLPVVGVTLPFVSYGGSALISLYIGLGYIFGSALRDPEVSNELQKAIERRRLRTS; from the coding sequence ATGAGCGCCCCAGCCAAGTTCTTCGCAAAACCAGTTAACAATTTCTACATCTTGGCAGTCAGCTCTCTCGCACTCTCGGTTATTGGTTTGGTGATGGTCTTTTCGGCATCATCGATTCATTCCTTAGATACAAGAGGCAACGCTGTTGCAATTGTTCTACGCCAAGGCTTCTTCTTCGCACTATCTATCCCGTTAGCAATCTATCTATCGCAAAGATCGCTAACCCAGTGGCGTTGGTTGGCAAGATTTGGCTTACTCATTTCAGTTGCAATTCTCGCTTTCCTGCAAATCCCTGGCGTTGGAAAGACAGTTAATGGAAATACCAACTGGATCGCTCTTCCATTTGTAGATGTGCAGCCAAGTGAAATCTCAAAATTCCTCTTGATTCTCTGGGCGAGCTACTTGTTGGCAAATCAGGAGAAGAACGGAAAGACTCGGATTAATGTCTTTGCTCTTATTACTCCGGGATTTATGGTTGTTATCTTCTTAATCTTGTTGGGTCGCGATCTTGGTACGGCATGCGTTGTTGCAGCAATACTCGGCGGATTACTTTTTGTTTCAGGCGTTGAACTTCGTTTGCTAGGTACATTGGTTGCAGCCGGAGCAGTTGTTCTGGCAGCGCTTATTGCAACCGCTGGCTATCGTGCCGCAAGATTTCTTGTTGTACTTGATCCATTCGCAGCAGAGCAGTATAAAAACGCAGGTTGGCAACCAGCACATAGTTTGCTCGGGCTAGCATCTGGTGGAATTTTTGGAGTTGGCTTAGGGGGCAGTCGTCAAAAGTGGGGCAACCTTGCCGAAGCACATACCGACTTTATCTTTGCAGTAATCGGTGAAGAACTCGGGCTACTCGGCACTCTTGCGGTTCTAGCCTTACTTGCAGCGCTGATCTTTTCAATCTTTAAAATCGCGCTTCGTTGCAAAGATCCAATGTCTCGTTATGTTGGCTCTGGAATCGGCTGTTGGATCGCAGTACAGACAGTTCTTAACATTGGTTCAGCAACTAGTGTGCTACCTGTTGTCGGTGTAACTCTTCCCTTTGTTTCCTATGGAGGCTCAGCGCTAATTTCTCTCTATATCGGACTCGGTTACATATTTGGCAGCGCGCTGCGCGATCCTGAAGTTTCCAATGAACTCCAGAAAGCGATAGAACGGCGTAGATTACGCACATCATGA
- a CDS encoding UDP-N-acetylglucosamine--N-acetylmuramyl-(pentapeptide) pyrophosphoryl-undecaprenol N-acetylglucosamine transferase translates to MKIVLAGGGTAGHVEPALAVARTWRANHSGDQIEFLGTKSGLENQLVPAAGFNLSHISKVVIPRKISLSLFVAPTTLTQAFLEARAVLKGADLLIGFGGYVSAPAYLAARSLKIPIVIHEANAKPGLANRLGALFTNHLAVAQPVKSGKLSRALITGLPLRSDVSKALQASGSDWAAARSKAKAALGMSEKAPVIAIFFGSQGSVALNKVIADSLPIFEKNGAQLLHAVGKSNQLPKAAPNYKPVSYLEDMASTYLAADLIIARSGAVTCSEVNALGKYALFIPLPIGNGEQKVNARLVTEQSRGEIIDQSEFTSQWIEKHLDRLLKNCEMASPSGNASDLHASEKIVALMEEALKVKAK, encoded by the coding sequence ATGAAGATCGTTCTTGCAGGCGGTGGAACTGCTGGCCATGTCGAACCAGCCCTTGCCGTCGCCCGCACCTGGCGCGCAAATCACTCAGGCGATCAGATTGAATTCCTCGGAACTAAATCAGGGCTCGAAAATCAACTAGTCCCTGCAGCAGGATTTAACCTCTCACATATCTCGAAGGTAGTTATTCCCCGCAAAATCTCACTCTCACTCTTTGTCGCACCTACGACATTAACTCAGGCTTTTCTTGAAGCCCGCGCAGTGCTTAAAGGCGCCGATCTTTTAATCGGTTTCGGGGGATATGTTTCTGCACCGGCGTATTTAGCCGCTCGCTCCTTAAAGATTCCGATAGTCATACATGAAGCAAACGCGAAGCCAGGTTTAGCAAATCGCTTAGGCGCACTTTTCACAAACCATCTAGCCGTCGCTCAACCAGTTAAATCCGGAAAATTGAGCAGGGCGCTAATTACTGGGCTGCCACTGCGTTCTGATGTGTCGAAAGCTCTTCAAGCTAGCGGCAGCGATTGGGCAGCAGCGCGGAGTAAAGCAAAGGCTGCTCTAGGAATGAGTGAAAAGGCACCAGTCATTGCAATCTTCTTTGGCTCCCAAGGCTCGGTAGCGCTCAATAAGGTAATCGCCGATTCTCTCCCTATCTTTGAAAAGAATGGTGCACAACTGCTCCACGCAGTTGGCAAATCAAATCAACTTCCCAAAGCTGCACCTAATTACAAACCTGTCTCATATCTCGAAGATATGGCCAGCACTTATCTAGCTGCAGATTTGATTATCGCGCGTAGCGGCGCCGTAACTTGCTCAGAAGTAAATGCGCTCGGAAAATATGCGCTCTTTATTCCACTGCCGATTGGAAATGGCGAACAGAAAGTAAATGCCCGTTTGGTGACCGAACAATCTCGTGGAGAAATCATCGATCAAAGCGAATTCACTTCGCAATGGATTGAAAAGCACCTAGATCGCTTACTTAAGAATTGCGAGATGGCTAGCCCGTCAGGCAACGCTTCTGATTTGCACGCCAGCGAAAAAATCGTGGCTCTTATGGAAGAAGCCTTGAAAGTGAAGGCGAAGTAA